The following coding sequences are from one Formosa haliotis window:
- a CDS encoding DUF2971 domain-containing protein — MRNLQNGQIYFNSPLNFNDPFDTFHPARITEIGNSKFIELYCKSNKRTFNKKHLIGILDKTISKKEFYNFCEEHIDYIFDFDKTNENQLFHNKTDFLNQLKNVEETENDFLENISRFFMTVKSRLQNTILETLFNIRQEKFAKIGVCCFSRNNDNLLMWSHYADSHQGICLEFDTEYEPFSKAFDVEYQTEIPDVNSDLLFEEEDNAEWTCNKKLDN; from the coding sequence TTGCGAAATCTTCAGAACGGACAGATTTATTTCAACAGTCCGTTAAATTTCAATGACCCTTTTGATACTTTTCACCCAGCCAGAATAACTGAAATAGGTAATTCCAAATTCATTGAACTTTACTGCAAATCAAACAAACGTACATTCAATAAAAAGCATTTAATCGGAATTCTAGATAAAACTATTTCAAAGAAAGAATTCTACAACTTCTGCGAAGAACATATTGATTATATCTTCGATTTCGATAAAACCAATGAAAATCAATTATTTCATAATAAGACTGATTTTTTAAATCAACTCAAAAATGTAGAGGAAACAGAAAATGACTTCCTTGAGAATATTAGTCGGTTTTTTATGACCGTTAAGTCAAGACTTCAAAATACTATTCTCGAAACACTTTTTAATATTCGACAAGAGAAATTTGCAAAGATTGGTGTTTGTTGTTTTTCAAGAAATAACGATAACCTTTTAATGTGGTCTCATTATGCTGATAGTCATCAAGGTATTTGTCTGGAATTTGATACAGAATACGAACCTTTTTCAAAGGCATTTGATGTAGAATATCAAACTGAAATCCCTGATGTGAATTCTGACTTATTATTTGAGGAAGAGGATAATGCAGAGTGGACTTGCAACAAAAAACTGGACAATTAG
- a CDS encoding IS3 family transposase (programmed frameshift) translates to MRSKPKHYTLEFKQKAVELSYAKDNVKQVCEDLDIFPSVLYRWRKELKDYGKNSFPGRGKPKMTDEEKEIDRLKKALKEAELERDNLKKGDWHLLRERQEKYRFIKQHLLKFPVEAMCKVLKVSKSGYYHWLQSGPSKLWIENQKISSLVRSIFEKSFQSYGSPRIKSELEALGYKVSKPRVARIMSANYLFAKRKRKFKTTTDSNHNYPIAPNLLNQCFDVNREKQVWVSDLTYIQTKQGWLYLTVIIDLFNRKVVGWSLSKDLTTDNTIVRAWNMAIKNTTLQEPLIFHSDRGVQYASQKFTSIIKSYEGLVKQSMSRKGNCWDNAVAESFFKSLKVEWVYRHNYKLRSEAELSIFEWIETWYNNRRRHSFLGNRSIREFELDMYNHELAA, encoded by the exons ATGAGAAGTAAACCGAAACATTACACATTAGAGTTTAAGCAAAAGGCAGTAGAATTAAGTTATGCCAAAGACAATGTAAAGCAAGTCTGTGAAGACTTGGACATATTTCCATCTGTGCTTTATCGTTGGCGTAAAGAGTTAAAAGATTACGGTAAAAACAGTTTTCCTGGTCGGGGTAAGCCTAAAATGACAGATGAAGAGAAAGAGATAGATCGTTTAAAAAAGGCTTTAAAAGAAGCCGAATTAGAGCGTGATA ATCTTAAAAAAGGCGATTGGCATCTTCTCCGTGAGCGACAAGAAAAATACAGGTTTATAAAACAACACCTATTAAAATTTCCTGTTGAGGCGATGTGCAAAGTATTAAAGGTAAGCAAAAGCGGTTATTATCACTGGTTACAATCAGGACCAAGTAAGTTGTGGATAGAAAACCAAAAGATAAGCTCGCTTGTTAGAAGCATATTTGAGAAGAGTTTTCAAAGCTATGGTTCTCCAAGGATAAAATCAGAATTGGAGGCATTAGGCTATAAGGTGTCTAAACCTAGAGTAGCCCGTATTATGAGCGCTAATTATTTGTTTGCTAAACGAAAACGTAAATTTAAAACAACCACAGATAGTAATCATAATTATCCAATAGCTCCTAATTTGCTTAACCAATGCTTTGATGTTAATCGAGAAAAACAAGTTTGGGTAAGTGACCTCACTTATATTCAAACCAAACAAGGTTGGCTGTATCTTACGGTTATTATCGATTTATTTAATAGAAAAGTGGTTGGATGGTCTTTAAGCAAAGATCTTACTACAGATAACACTATTGTAAGAGCTTGGAACATGGCTATTAAAAACACAACCTTGCAAGAACCTCTAATTTTTCATTCTGATAGAGGTGTACAATATGCAAGCCAAAAGTTTACCTCTATTATTAAAAGCTATGAAGGGTTAGTCAAGCAATCTATGAGTCGCAAAGGAAACTGTTGGGATAACGCTGTGGCAGAATCCTTTTTTAAATCATTAAAAGTAGAATGGGTATATAGACACAACTATAAACTAAGGTCCGAAGCTGAGTTATCTATCTTCGAATGGATAGAAACATGGTATAATAATAGACGAAGACATTCCTTTTTAGGAAACAGAAGTATTAGAGAATTTGAATTAGATATGTATAATCATGAACTAGCAGCATAG